From Argopecten irradians isolate NY chromosome 2, Ai_NY, whole genome shotgun sequence, the proteins below share one genomic window:
- the LOC138315658 gene encoding uncharacterized protein isoform X1 — protein MASQENPVSAPVLTKSEFEFDEAPIGRGGFGTVYRAKHKDFGIVAVKTLIDNGMLPQKHIRILTKEAKKLGQLCGHPSILKLLGTIMEKDNYSLILEYMALGSLVEFRKEFKVQWPVMSRIVTDIASGMEYLHSHDPHILHLDLKGDNILLNGQIRAKIADFGLSEWRTITMTVTRGTGGEAGDGRRCTVSHVPPEVWSNINLPSSTHFDIYGFGIVLWEMLSGQVPYRGVSDELVRSAVLSGQRPDFVQIPKDASPKFTQLMTRCWHQKPGQRPPFTVIKKEVDTLYKDVYEKDIVKALKNIRSEIVADYEHDDPVYTQTADIDNMQIPVFTVPKVPEQPLQQVTVSTDTEMPSSSHQSTSQEDSQRETSIPMETETAEDDTPVDVKYFKVEEELDTNEKMMRKILHNPIAMRLVHTPYAKEVFRLNDKAVKDLRDPKKVERVIQSDLTLQWEMKFSKFDYRRDLSGMHAKRFELTNVLYDKINEDELKGTGRTYRHSCSRFETAGQRLRDRRRSRVDETMNKNPHVGGYDSKDTANYFRLKKALDNPAQLRQAMRDRESGKTESSLTTIEKDIFDLMKDPYLLIAVLYQESGILLKLSNNYPDMFLKILQGLNGYSSYTNCENQNHNWRMLDMMRHIDRDKIRSPEDLMRMMEMAGPRMRKMRHHPMYDMDDDDEHMDMMMREMMMGRGMRPDRMEDMRMNMMPPMYRMEMERRRREMNPSSRKESEPSSSSASGSSKNESSQSSGIIGNVLSQVKNLLPGAGRNARDDDENKGNRVLQEKDNKHKEIKMESDELDQDGPRSNSLETDAAPPPERVQGTSDIIPAAVALPVDRQSTTPILPQPQGSSLSHPGDSVSSHPGVVTSTSLPASAASVPSIGNNISSLGSASAASVTTPMEVDPFPSLMPLDDSSSVNSRSSETPLKQLYNPPTPKAASLPSTSKLIQQVQNVNVSATKTSGSRSAMETQVRPRPSATPSEAKKTKISDNESLDQDVSIDANPSMETIATTKSEIYLKDDGKTHTIYHNRPGCTTKIVLSGNKEAKHPNIQVGDKNVMVINKGEVSGMSAKPQVPAKLTKSKRPVTPDDFDVVSEKIGSSVHELSKRLDITPANMDQIQLDYGSEGSYEVCYQMLKKWSSSKRQATIDVLAKALSKIKRNDIANQLQ, from the exons ATGGCTTCACAGGAAAATCCAGTGAGTGCTCCTGTGCTTACTAAGTCAGAATTTGAGTTTGATGAGGCTCCCATAGGAAGAGGAGGATTTGGTACTGTATACAGGGCCAAACATAAAGACTTTGGAATCGTGGCAGTAAAGACTCTCATTGATAATGGCATGCTTCCTCAGAA ACATATCAGAATTCTAACAAAGGAAGCTAAGAAACTAGGACAGCTGTGTGGGCATCCTTCCATATTGAAACTTTTAGGAACAATCATGGAAAAAGACAATTATTCCTTAATTCTTGAGTATATGGCATTGGGAAGTTTAGTGGAATTCCGTAAggagttcaaagttcaatggcCAGTTATGTCTCGTATAGTGACAGACATTGCTTCAGGAATGGAATATTTACATAGCCATGATCCACACATTCTTCATCTGGATCTTAAAGGAGATAACATCTTACTGAATGGACAGATACGTGCCAAG ATTGCAGACTTTGGTTTGTCGGAGTGGAGAACTATAACAATGACTGTAACCCGAGGGACAGGGGGAGAGGCCGGCGATGGCCGGAGATGTACAGTCAGTCATGTTCCTCCTGAGGTTTGGTCAAACATAAACCTACCATCCAGTACACATTTTGACATCTACGGATTTGGCATAGTGCTATGGGAAATGCTGAGTGGGCAAGTCCCTTACAGAG GTGTGTCCGATGAATTGGTCAGATCTGCTGTTTTGAGTGGACAGCGTCCAGACTTTGTCCAGATCCCTAAGGATGCTTCTCCTAAGTTTACACAGTTAATGACCAGATGTTGGCATCAAAAGCCTGGTCAGCGGCCACCTTTCACAG TCATCAAGAAAGAAGTTGACACTTTATACAAAGACGTATATGAAAAGGACATTGTGAAAGCTTTGAAAAATATCAGATCTGAAATAGTAGCAGATTAT GAACATGATGACCCTGTTTACACACAAACTGCTGACATAGACAACATGCAGATTCCAGTATTCACTGTGCCAAAAGTGCCTGAGCAACCTCTACAGCAGGTGACAGTGTCAACAGACACAGAAATGCCGTCCTCCAGCCATCAATCAACATCCCAGGAGGACTCTCAGAGGGAGACGTCCATTCCCATGGAAACAGAAACTGCGGAAGATGACACACCAGTTGAtgtgaaatatttcaaagtcGAAGAAGAACTAGACACTAACGAGAAAATGATGCGAAAGATTTTACATAATCCAATTGCAATGAGACTAGTACACACACCCTATGCTAAAGAAGTATTCCGATTAAATGATAAAGCTGTCAAAGATTTACGTGATCCGAAAAAAGTGGAGCGTGTTATTCAAAGTGATTTAACATTGCAGTGGGAAATgaagttttcaaaatttgacTATCGTAGGGATCTATCTGGTATGCATGCCAAGAGATTTGAGCTTACAAATGTTTTGTATGATAAGATTAACGAAGATGAGCTGAAGGGGACAGGACGTACTTACCGTCATTCATGTTCACGGTTTGAAACAGCTGGACAAAGATTACGTGATAGAAGAAGATCACGTGTGGATGAAACCATGAATAAAAACCCACATGTAGGAGGCTATGATTCTAAAG aTACAGCAAACTATTTCCGCTTAAAGAAGGCTCTAGATAATCCAGCACAGCTGAGACAAGCTATGCGAGATAGGGAAAGCGGCAAGACAGAATCCTCGCTCACAACCATTGAAAAGGATATTTTTGACTTGATGAAGGATCCCTATCTTTTGATAGCAGTACTCTACCAAGAATCAGGCATACTGTTGAAGTTATCTaa tAACTATCCAGACATGTTCCTGAAGATTCTACAGGGACTAAATGGTTACTCCTCATATACAAATTGTGAAAACCAAAACCACAACTG GCGTATGCTAGACATGATGCGCCACATTGACCGGGACAAAATAAGGAGCCCAGAGGATCTAATGAGGATGATGGAGATGGCAGGACCGAGAATGCGGAAGATGAGACATCACCCAATGTATGACATGGACGATGACGATGAGCATATGGATatgatgatgagagagatgatgATGGGAAGGGGTATGAGACCAGATA GAATGGAAGACATGAGAATGAATATGATGCCACCCATGTACCGAATGGAGATGGAACGGAGAAGACGTGAAATGAACCCATCTTCTAGAAAAGAATCTGAACCATCTTCTTCCTCCGCATCAGGCTCCTCCAAGAAT gAATCAAGCCAGAGTTCTGGAATTATCGGAAATGTTCTGAGTCAAGTGAAGAACCTGTTGCCTGGTGCTGGACGTAATGCTAGAGATGACGATGAAAACAAGGGCAATAGAGTTCTACAAGAGAAAGATAACAAACATAAAGAG ATAAAGATGGAAAGTGATGAACTTGATCAAGATGGTCCTAGGTCCAACTCTCTGGAAACAGATGCAGCCCCACCTCCTG aaagagTTCAGGGTACCTCTGATATCATTCCAGCTGCTGTAGCACTCCCTGTTGATCGTCAATCAACCACACCTATCCTTCCCCAACCCCAGGGGTCGAGCTTGTCACACCCTGGTGATAGTGTGAGTAGTCATCCTGGTGTTGTAACATCAACAAGTCTTCCAGCATCCGCAGCCTCAGTGCCATCAATAGGGAACAATATTTCGAGTCTTGGGTCTGCGTCTGCTGCATCTGTTACAACTCCAATGGAGGTGGATCCCTTTCCGTCTCTGATGCCTCTAGATGACAGTTCTTCAGTGAATAGCCGTTCGTCGGAGACTCCACTAAAACAGCTTTACAATCCCCCAACTCCAAAGGCAGCCTCACTACCTAGCACTAGCAAGCTTATCCAACaagtacaaaatgtaaatgtctCAGCCACCAAGACTTCTGGGAGTCGCAGTGCCATGGAGACACAAGTACGTCCACGCCCCTCCGCTACCCCATCTGAGGCAAAAAAGACTAAAATAAGTGATAATGAA AGCCTGGACCAGGACGTTTCTATAGATGCTAACCCAAGCATGGAGACAATTGCTACCACCAAGTCTGAGATTTATTTAAAAGATGATGGGAAAACCCACACCATTTACCATAATC GGCCTGGATGTACTACAAAAATTGTACTGTCGGGAAACAAGGAAGCAAAACATCCTAATATTCAGGTCGGAGATAAAAATGTCATGGTTATTAACAAAGGAGAAGTGTCAGGAATGTCTGCCAAACCGCAAGTCCCAGCTAAACTCACCA AGTCCAAAAGACCTGTTACACCTGATGACTTTGATGTGGTATCTGAAAAGATAGGTTCTAGTGTTCATGAGTTATCCAAGCGGCTCGATATTACTCCTGCCAATATGGATCAGATTCAATTAGATTACGGAAGTGAGGGATCCTACGAAGTCTGTTACCAGATGTTAAAAAAATGGTCATCGTCAAAAAGACAGGCAACTATCGATGTGTTGGCAAAGGCCCTCAGTAAAATTAAAAGGAATGACATTGCAAACCAATTGCAATAA
- the LOC138315659 gene encoding heat shock 70 kDa protein 12A-like isoform X2, whose translation MGLHRQTTHKGGSREGTTVDISWHGHGGLLKRLFSSKGRTLGGDNITEEILKFLEQIYGEKCMLKVKEDTDEYERLVRAIQTQLYRHSTDSGKNLVMKGDLPFEFSTQDNIDVSRFQDSVNINKGRLMIRNEQWFQLFENTTTAIEANIERVLQDNRLQNVEFLLMVGEFSQCKLITSAIRKKFPKMKCIVPDNPSFAVVSGAAYFGLQWALKLAQHKSKSKYTYGIQDWPKFDKTKHPLDKLVVIDGVPRCKDVFLKYIEQGHDIPKNRRVSLMWTPFTTDSSDTIDCTVYVSSESDPMFTDDDGCTVLGVLHTPFTVDSRKERERIEQTIIFCPTSITLQAKNLSTGETCETQIEYM comes from the exons GTACAACTGTCGATATATCTTGGCATGGACATGGTGGACTTCTCAAACGACTATTTTCGTCCAAAGGTAGGACACTTGGAGGTGACAATATTACGGAGGAAATCCTGAAATTCCTGGAGCAAATATACGGAGAGAAGTGCATGTTAAAGGTGAAAGAAGATACAGATGAGTATGAAAGATTAGTGAGAGCTATTCAAACGCAATTATATCGGCATTCCACTGACTCAGGCAAAAATTTGGTTATGAAAGGGGATTTACCTTTTGAATTCAGCACTCAAGACAACATTGACGTGAGCCGTTTCCAGGATAgcgtaaatattaataaaggTAGACTAATGATACGAAATGAACAGTGGTTCCAACTGTTTGAAAATACCACCACCGCTATCGAAGCAAACATCGAGAGGGTCCTACAAGACAACAGATTACAAAATGTGGAGTTCTTACTAATGGTGGGCGAGTTCTCGCAATGTAAACTAATTACATCCGCTATCAGGAAGAAATTTCCTAAAATGAAATGCATCGTTCCAGACAATCCATCCTTCGCTGTAGTAAGTGGAGCAGCCTACTTCGGTTTACAGTGGGCCTTAAAGCTCGCACAAcacaaatcaaaatcaaaatatacatacGGCATTCAAGACTGGCCAAAGTTTGACAAAACCAAACACCCGTTGGACAAGTTAGTAGTCATAGACGGGGTTCCGCGATGTAAAGATGTATTTCTCAAGTACATCGAACAAGGACATGATATTCCCAAAAACCGAAGAGTATCATTGATGTGGACACCTTTTACCACTGACAGTTCTGACACCATAGACTGCACCGTGTATGTCTCGTCTGAAAGTGAccccatgtttactgacgatgATGGATGCACCGTGCTCGGGGTCCTACACACGCCTTTCACTGTGGATAGTAGGAAGGAACGGGAAAGGATTGAGCAAACTATCATCTTCTGCCCAACATCCATCACTTTACAGGCTAAGAACCTGTCAACTGGAGAAACCTGCGAAACACAGATTGAATATAT GTAG
- the LOC138315658 gene encoding uncharacterized protein isoform X2: MASQENPVSAPVLTKSEFEFDEAPIGRGGFGTVYRAKHKDFGIVAVKTLIDNGMLPQKHIRILTKEAKKLGQLCGHPSILKLLGTIMEKDNYSLILEYMALGSLVEFRKEFKVQWPVMSRIVTDIASGMEYLHSHDPHILHLDLKGDNILLNGQIRAKIADFGLSEWRTITMTVTRGTGGEAGDGRRCTVSHVPPEVWSNINLPSSTHFDIYGFGIVLWEMLSGQVPYRGVSDELVRSAVLSGQRPDFVQIPKDASPKFTQLMTRCWHQKPGQRPPFTVIKKEVDTLYKDVYEKDIVKALKNIRSEIVADYEHDDPVYTQTADIDNMQIPVFTVPKVPEQPLQQVTVSTDTEMPSSSHQSTSQEDSQRETSIPMETETAEDDTPVDVKYFKVEEELDTNEKMMRKILHNPIAMRLVHTPYAKEVFRLNDKAVKDLRDPKKVERVIQSDLTLQWEMKFSKFDYRRDLSGMHAKRFELTNVLYDKINEDELKGTGRTYRHSCSRFETAGQRLRDRRRSRVDETMNKNPHVGGYDSKDTANYFRLKKALDNPAQLRQAMRDRESGKTESSLTTIEKDIFDLMKDPYLLIAVLYQESGILLKLSNNYPDMFLKILQGLNGYSSYTNCENQNHNWRMLDMMRHIDRDKIRSPEDLMRMMEMAGPRMRKMRHHPMYDMDDDDEHMDMMMREMMMGRGMRPDRMEDMRMNMMPPMYRMEMERRRREMNPSSRKESEPSSSSASGSSKNESSQSSGIIGNVLSQVKNLLPGAGRNARDDDENKGNRVLQEKDNKHKEIKMESDELDQDGPRSNSLETDAAPPPERVQGTSDIIPAAVALPVDRQSTTPILPQPQGSSLSHPGDSVSSHPGVVTSTSLPASAASVPSIGNNISSLGSASAASVTTPMEVDPFPSLMPLDDSSSVNSRSSETPLKQLYNPPTPKAASLPSTSKLIQQVQNVNVSATKTSGSRSAMETQSLDQDVSIDANPSMETIATTKSEIYLKDDGKTHTIYHNRPGCTTKIVLSGNKEAKHPNIQVGDKNVMVINKGEVSGMSAKPQVPAKLTKSKRPVTPDDFDVVSEKIGSSVHELSKRLDITPANMDQIQLDYGSEGSYEVCYQMLKKWSSSKRQATIDVLAKALSKIKRNDIANQLQ, translated from the exons ATGGCTTCACAGGAAAATCCAGTGAGTGCTCCTGTGCTTACTAAGTCAGAATTTGAGTTTGATGAGGCTCCCATAGGAAGAGGAGGATTTGGTACTGTATACAGGGCCAAACATAAAGACTTTGGAATCGTGGCAGTAAAGACTCTCATTGATAATGGCATGCTTCCTCAGAA ACATATCAGAATTCTAACAAAGGAAGCTAAGAAACTAGGACAGCTGTGTGGGCATCCTTCCATATTGAAACTTTTAGGAACAATCATGGAAAAAGACAATTATTCCTTAATTCTTGAGTATATGGCATTGGGAAGTTTAGTGGAATTCCGTAAggagttcaaagttcaatggcCAGTTATGTCTCGTATAGTGACAGACATTGCTTCAGGAATGGAATATTTACATAGCCATGATCCACACATTCTTCATCTGGATCTTAAAGGAGATAACATCTTACTGAATGGACAGATACGTGCCAAG ATTGCAGACTTTGGTTTGTCGGAGTGGAGAACTATAACAATGACTGTAACCCGAGGGACAGGGGGAGAGGCCGGCGATGGCCGGAGATGTACAGTCAGTCATGTTCCTCCTGAGGTTTGGTCAAACATAAACCTACCATCCAGTACACATTTTGACATCTACGGATTTGGCATAGTGCTATGGGAAATGCTGAGTGGGCAAGTCCCTTACAGAG GTGTGTCCGATGAATTGGTCAGATCTGCTGTTTTGAGTGGACAGCGTCCAGACTTTGTCCAGATCCCTAAGGATGCTTCTCCTAAGTTTACACAGTTAATGACCAGATGTTGGCATCAAAAGCCTGGTCAGCGGCCACCTTTCACAG TCATCAAGAAAGAAGTTGACACTTTATACAAAGACGTATATGAAAAGGACATTGTGAAAGCTTTGAAAAATATCAGATCTGAAATAGTAGCAGATTAT GAACATGATGACCCTGTTTACACACAAACTGCTGACATAGACAACATGCAGATTCCAGTATTCACTGTGCCAAAAGTGCCTGAGCAACCTCTACAGCAGGTGACAGTGTCAACAGACACAGAAATGCCGTCCTCCAGCCATCAATCAACATCCCAGGAGGACTCTCAGAGGGAGACGTCCATTCCCATGGAAACAGAAACTGCGGAAGATGACACACCAGTTGAtgtgaaatatttcaaagtcGAAGAAGAACTAGACACTAACGAGAAAATGATGCGAAAGATTTTACATAATCCAATTGCAATGAGACTAGTACACACACCCTATGCTAAAGAAGTATTCCGATTAAATGATAAAGCTGTCAAAGATTTACGTGATCCGAAAAAAGTGGAGCGTGTTATTCAAAGTGATTTAACATTGCAGTGGGAAATgaagttttcaaaatttgacTATCGTAGGGATCTATCTGGTATGCATGCCAAGAGATTTGAGCTTACAAATGTTTTGTATGATAAGATTAACGAAGATGAGCTGAAGGGGACAGGACGTACTTACCGTCATTCATGTTCACGGTTTGAAACAGCTGGACAAAGATTACGTGATAGAAGAAGATCACGTGTGGATGAAACCATGAATAAAAACCCACATGTAGGAGGCTATGATTCTAAAG aTACAGCAAACTATTTCCGCTTAAAGAAGGCTCTAGATAATCCAGCACAGCTGAGACAAGCTATGCGAGATAGGGAAAGCGGCAAGACAGAATCCTCGCTCACAACCATTGAAAAGGATATTTTTGACTTGATGAAGGATCCCTATCTTTTGATAGCAGTACTCTACCAAGAATCAGGCATACTGTTGAAGTTATCTaa tAACTATCCAGACATGTTCCTGAAGATTCTACAGGGACTAAATGGTTACTCCTCATATACAAATTGTGAAAACCAAAACCACAACTG GCGTATGCTAGACATGATGCGCCACATTGACCGGGACAAAATAAGGAGCCCAGAGGATCTAATGAGGATGATGGAGATGGCAGGACCGAGAATGCGGAAGATGAGACATCACCCAATGTATGACATGGACGATGACGATGAGCATATGGATatgatgatgagagagatgatgATGGGAAGGGGTATGAGACCAGATA GAATGGAAGACATGAGAATGAATATGATGCCACCCATGTACCGAATGGAGATGGAACGGAGAAGACGTGAAATGAACCCATCTTCTAGAAAAGAATCTGAACCATCTTCTTCCTCCGCATCAGGCTCCTCCAAGAAT gAATCAAGCCAGAGTTCTGGAATTATCGGAAATGTTCTGAGTCAAGTGAAGAACCTGTTGCCTGGTGCTGGACGTAATGCTAGAGATGACGATGAAAACAAGGGCAATAGAGTTCTACAAGAGAAAGATAACAAACATAAAGAG ATAAAGATGGAAAGTGATGAACTTGATCAAGATGGTCCTAGGTCCAACTCTCTGGAAACAGATGCAGCCCCACCTCCTG aaagagTTCAGGGTACCTCTGATATCATTCCAGCTGCTGTAGCACTCCCTGTTGATCGTCAATCAACCACACCTATCCTTCCCCAACCCCAGGGGTCGAGCTTGTCACACCCTGGTGATAGTGTGAGTAGTCATCCTGGTGTTGTAACATCAACAAGTCTTCCAGCATCCGCAGCCTCAGTGCCATCAATAGGGAACAATATTTCGAGTCTTGGGTCTGCGTCTGCTGCATCTGTTACAACTCCAATGGAGGTGGATCCCTTTCCGTCTCTGATGCCTCTAGATGACAGTTCTTCAGTGAATAGCCGTTCGTCGGAGACTCCACTAAAACAGCTTTACAATCCCCCAACTCCAAAGGCAGCCTCACTACCTAGCACTAGCAAGCTTATCCAACaagtacaaaatgtaaatgtctCAGCCACCAAGACTTCTGGGAGTCGCAGTGCCATGGAGACACAA AGCCTGGACCAGGACGTTTCTATAGATGCTAACCCAAGCATGGAGACAATTGCTACCACCAAGTCTGAGATTTATTTAAAAGATGATGGGAAAACCCACACCATTTACCATAATC GGCCTGGATGTACTACAAAAATTGTACTGTCGGGAAACAAGGAAGCAAAACATCCTAATATTCAGGTCGGAGATAAAAATGTCATGGTTATTAACAAAGGAGAAGTGTCAGGAATGTCTGCCAAACCGCAAGTCCCAGCTAAACTCACCA AGTCCAAAAGACCTGTTACACCTGATGACTTTGATGTGGTATCTGAAAAGATAGGTTCTAGTGTTCATGAGTTATCCAAGCGGCTCGATATTACTCCTGCCAATATGGATCAGATTCAATTAGATTACGGAAGTGAGGGATCCTACGAAGTCTGTTACCAGATGTTAAAAAAATGGTCATCGTCAAAAAGACAGGCAACTATCGATGTGTTGGCAAAGGCCCTCAGTAAAATTAAAAGGAATGACATTGCAAACCAATTGCAATAA